In a genomic window of Lacrimispora sp. BS-2:
- the tnpA gene encoding IS200/IS605 family transposase: MANKSNSLAHTKWMCKYHIVFTPKYRRKIIYYQYKESLRDILKQLCNYKGVEIIEGHIMPDHVHMLLSTPPKMSVSSFMGYLKGKSALMMFDKHANLKYKFGNRKFWSEGYYVSTVGLNEATIKKYIEEQEKHDIMVDKLSVKEYEDPFKG, from the coding sequence ATGGCAAACAAGAGTAACAGTCTTGCACATACAAAATGGATGTGCAAGTATCACATCGTGTTCACACCTAAGTATAGACGAAAAATAATATATTATCAATACAAAGAAAGCCTCCGTGACATATTAAAGCAGTTATGTAACTATAAAGGTGTAGAAATTATAGAAGGACATATCATGCCAGATCATGTACACATGCTGTTAAGTACCCCACCTAAAATGAGTGTATCCAGTTTTATGGGATATTTAAAAGGAAAGAGTGCTCTTATGATGTTTGATAAGCATGCAAATTTAAAGTATAAATTTGGGAATCGAAAGTTTTGGTCGGAAGGATATTATGTGAGCACGGTAGGACTGAATGAAGCCACCATCAAAAAGTATATAGAAGAACAGGAGAAACACGATATCATGGTGGATAAATTAAGCGTAAAGGAATACGAGGACCCTTTTAAGGGTTAG
- a CDS encoding AAA family ATPase: MRRYILTGTPGSGKTSIIRLLETMGYLVVEEAATDIIALEQVQGKAEPWKDASFINKMVKLQKQRQVQLSTLPSEVQMYDRSVFCTYALSKYLGYQPSKDIMEEIRRIENECIYQKTVFFIENLGFCQPSEARKINFEEALRFEHIHEKTYKSFGYTCIKIPSGSVIERAYKIISML, translated from the coding sequence ATGAGACGATATATTTTAACAGGCACACCAGGTAGTGGAAAAACTTCAATTATTAGATTATTAGAAACAATGGGTTATTTGGTTGTGGAAGAAGCTGCAACTGATATAATTGCTTTAGAGCAAGTGCAAGGCAAAGCTGAACCATGGAAGGATGCGTCCTTTATTAATAAAATGGTAAAATTGCAAAAACAAAGGCAAGTACAGCTTTCAACTCTTCCATCTGAAGTTCAAATGTATGACCGCTCAGTTTTTTGTACATATGCTCTAAGTAAATATCTTGGATATCAACCATCTAAAGATATTATGGAAGAAATAAGAAGAATTGAGAATGAATGTATCTATCAGAAGACGGTTTTCTTTATTGAAAACTTGGGGTTTTGTCAGCCCTCAGAGGCAAGAAAAATCAACTTTGAGGAAGCCTTACGTTTTGAGCATATTCATGAAAAAACGTATAAATCTTTTGGATATACGTGTATAAAAATTCCATCAGGAAGTGTAATTGAGCGTGCATATAAAATTATAAGTATGTTGTAA
- a CDS encoding MBL fold metallo-hydrolase encodes MKNWFTLDQIDEDTHIISEYRHWEETHCYLLEGEERCLLIDTGLGICNISEEVKKLTDKPVTAVATHIHWDHIGGHEYYPDFYAHEAELSWLNGKFPLTMDTIRNMVIDRCDLPEGYDVNAYKFFQGMPARVLQDGDIIDLGGRKITVLHTPGHSPGHLCFWEAQRGYLFTGDLVYKDTLFAYYPSTDPQAYLASLEKIAVLPVKKVFPAHHSLNIQPEILGRMRDAFRQLKADGNLHHGSGTFDYGDWAVWL; translated from the coding sequence ATGAAAAACTGGTTTACACTCGATCAAATTGATGAGGACACTCACATTATCAGCGAATACCGCCATTGGGAGGAAACGCACTGCTACCTGCTTGAAGGTGAAGAACGATGTTTGCTCATTGACACCGGGCTTGGTATCTGTAACATTTCCGAAGAGGTGAAAAAATTAACAGACAAACCCGTAACTGCCGTGGCGACACATATCCATTGGGATCATATCGGCGGACACGAATACTACCCGGATTTCTACGCGCATGAGGCGGAACTAAGCTGGCTGAACGGCAAATTCCCTCTGACAATGGATACTATCCGGAATATGGTCATAGATCGCTGCGATTTGCCTGAGGGCTATGACGTCAACGCCTACAAGTTCTTTCAGGGAATGCCTGCACGGGTACTACAAGACGGTGATATCATCGATCTGGGTGGACGTAAGATTACTGTGCTACATACACCAGGGCACTCTCCAGGGCATCTATGTTTTTGGGAAGCGCAAAGAGGATACTTATTTACTGGTGATCTTGTCTACAAAGACACGCTGTTTGCGTACTACCCATCTACCGACCCGCAGGCATATCTTGCGTCTCTTGAAAAGATAGCGGTATTGCCCGTGAAAAAAGTATTTCCGGCTCATCACAGTCTGAACATTCAACCGGAGATTCTGGGACGTATGCGGGACGCTTTCCGCCAGTTGAAAGCCGATGGCAACCTTCATCATGGCAGCGGCACCTTTGATTACGGGGATTGGGCTGTTTGGCTCTGA